The Fulvia fulva chromosome 6, complete sequence genome includes a window with the following:
- a CDS encoding Cofilin, whose product MSSSGVSVAPECIQAFNDLKLGKSTKWIIYKISDDWKEIVVEETSTDPDYSKFREKLTNAKSKNKRGEEGIGGRYAVFDVEYDADGGEGKRSKITFISWVPDDASQYPRMMYSSSKDALKRALNGIAADIQANDADDIEHDSVVQRVSKGR is encoded by the exons ATGT CAAGCTCGGG AGTCTCGGTCGCACCCGAGTGCATCCAGGCGTTCAACGACCTCAAGCTCGGCAAGTCGACCAAGTGGATCATCTACAAGATCTCCGACGACTGGAAAGAGATTGTCGTTGAGGAGACCTCCACCGACCCAGACTACAGCAAGTTCCGCGAGAAGCTGACCAACGCCAAGAGCAAGAACAAGAGGGGTGAGGAGGGCATTGGTGGCAGATACGCCGTCTTCGATGTCGAGTACGATGCGGACGGCGGTGAGGGCAAGCGCAGCAAGATCACCTTCATCTCTTGGGTGCCAGATGATGCGTCGCAATAC CCACGCATGATGTACTCTTCCTCCAAGGATGCACTCAAGCGCGCACTGAACGGTATTGCCGCTGATATCCAAGCCAACGACGCCGATGACATCGAGCACGACAGCGTCGTCCAGAGGGTCTCCAAGGGTCGTTAA
- a CDS encoding Condensin complex subunit 3 has translation MPGRVASGRTARRTTWAKSLRSARNTSPVPAVPDEGEDTTLRHAICGVFADAQKATAGHRKAIITLRRMQEACCYEPTSTKKRKQSDELEEEHFNREVVRIVLRILPVRKAEPVGDRAVRFLAAFLNVASGKDNEIYEASGEVEEDTLPETPTSRLTTQILSELLRVIQAKDKTIRFRATQIMSHVINSLDTLDDSLFHKLRFALLRRIHDKEAPVRLQAVCGLGRLAAEVEDDEEQDSDSDDDVRGGVLNKLLQVLQNDPSAEVRRNLLLNLPLTKELLPYLLERARDADATTRRALYGRLLPALGDFRHLSMTHREKLLRWGLRDRDENVRKATAQLFSQRWIEDCAALPAAQVEEGAEADKQKEAVPSLDALLELLERIDLVNSGREGGIALIAMHEFWSGRPDYLDYVSFPDAFWEDLSPELAFVARTFTHFCRSATKEDYSRPKSLEVLVDEKLPEVTKFGFLLQREIQRLIEATMLSHEAGEDDPDARQDVDYREFVVEQMLHMARTFDYSDEVGRQKMFDLTRRALGQPDLPEEVTRLLVEVLRLVCGENAKGEREFCGVVLEAIAEVHDTIMGDDEAEDDSSTVDSFHSATEQFDGQVDHDTIVVAQKKFKKKAQKPGDTDPEAAAEKAIKEIMVNMKCLHIALCMLQNVQCDLEENVHLVTMLNNLVVPAVRSQEAPIRERGLLCLGLCCLLGKNLAQENLTLFLHCFAKGHPELQAIALQIITDILITHPTLLSDGASADGDSSEPQNEYLRPLIKAFKSSLKSDHPEVQATGATALAKAMLSRLITDTDLLKALVVAYFDPDIQSNPQLRQTLTYFLPVYCHSRAENALRMVEVVVPVMQRLGQLKDLEEADVEEETTGEAMVKMAKIGEMLLDWTDPRRVFGFAEATDSVEKAHGANEIHFVLAENILDRLVTAGKIAKDEKKVFFSMLNKLHLPPTGADAERVKSILELAAEAVETKVAPTATDKNVLTKLQNNLIKMMHDVMTDERGGGGAEETVLDTTEAADVDDESVVEGDGNTTVHVRPGAADEDDIDESISQLQAELKDATLGATTTGFVPDAEGTRIGLGDGGDTEMMDADD, from the coding sequence ATGCCGGGACGAGTCGCCAGCGGTCGCACTGCTCGCCGGACGACATGGGCGAAAAGCTTGCGATCTGCCCGCAACACTTCGCCAGTGCCCGCAGTCCCAGACGAGGGCGAAGACACAACACTGAGACACGCGATATGTGGCGTGTTTGCAGACGCGCAGAAGGCGACGGCGGGACACCGGAAGGCGATCATCACGTTACGGAGGATGCAGGAAGCGTGTTGCTATGAGCCGACGAGCACCAAGAAGCGCAAACAGAGTGACGAGTTGGAAGAGGAGCACTTCAACCGCGAGGTCGTGCGCATCGTGTTGCGCATCTTGCCCGTGAGGAAGGCTGAGCCTGTTGGTGACCGAGCTGTACGATTCTTGGCCGCCTTTCTCAATGTCGCAAGCGGGAAGGATaacgagatctacgaggcGAGCGGCGAGGTCGAGGAGGACACCCTGCCCGAGACGCCGACGAGCAGGCTCACCACACAGATCTTGAGCGAGCTGTTGCGCGTCATCCAGGCCAAGGACAAGACGATCCGATTCCGCGCCACACAGATCATGAGCCACGTCATCAACAGTCTGGACACCTTGGACGACAGTCTGTTTCACAAATTGCGGTTTGCGCTGTTGAGGAGGATACACGACAAAGAGGCGCCAGTGCGATTGCAGGCCGTGTGTGGCTTGGGACGGTTGGCAGCGGAGGTCGAAGATGACGAAGAGCAAGACTCCGACTCGGACGACGATGTTCGAGGAGGTGTTCTGAACAAACTGCTGCAGGTTCTGCAAAACGACCCATCTGCAGAAGTCCGGAGGAATCTGCTCTTGAACCTCCCTCTCACGAAGGAACTTCTCCCATATCTGCTTGAACGCGCACGAGATGCAGATGCCACAACACGACGAGCACTATACGGACGCCTGCTGCCAGCACTCGGCGACTTCCGACATCTAAGCATGACACATCGTGAGAAGCTGCTAAGATGGGGTCTGCGAGATCGCGATGAGAACGTGCGAAAGGCGACCGCTCAACTGTTCTCACAACGATGGATCGAAGACTGTGCTGCTTTGCCCGCTGCTCAGGTAGAGGAAGGGGCAGAGGCAGACAAGCAGAAGGAGGCAGTGCCTTCTCTAGATGCACTTCTCGAACTGCTTGAGCGCATCGACCTCGTGAATAGTGGTCGCGAGGGCGGCATAGCACTCATTGCCATGCACGAGTTCTGGAGTGGTAGACCGGACTATCTCGACTACGTCTCGTTCCCAGACGCCTTTTGGGAAGATCTCTCGCCAGAACTCGCCTTCGTCGCACGCACTTTCACCCACTTTTGCCGTTCAGCTACGAAGGAGGACTACAGCCGACCCAAGTCGCTTGAGGTGTTAGTCGACGAGAAGCTGCCTGAGGTGACCAAATTTGGTTTCTTGCTCCAGCGCGAGATTCAGAGGCTAATTGAGGCTACGATGCTGTCCCATGAAGCCGGCGAAGATGATCCGGATGCACGACAAGATGTCGACTACCGCGAGTTTGTCGTCGAGCAAATGCTTCACATGGCTCGCACATTCGACTACAGCGATGAGGTTGGTCGGCAGAAGATGTTCGACCTGACGAGACGCGCGCTTGGTCAGCCAGATCTGCCTGAAGAGGTCACAAGACTGCTCGTGGAAGTGCTGCGTCTCGTCTGTGGCGAGAATGCAAAGGGCGAGCGAGAATTTTGTGGCGTTGTGCTTGAGGCCATCGCAGAAGTCCATGATACTATCATGGGTGATGACGAGGCCGAGGACGACAGCAGCACAGTCGACAGCTTCCACTCCGCCACCGAGCAATTCGATGGCCAAGTTGATCATGATACAATCGTGGTCGCGCAGAAGAAGTTCAAGAAGAAGGCGCAAAAGCCTGGCGATACCGACCCCGAGGCTGCCGCTGAGAAGGCCATCAAGGAGATTATGGTCAACATGAAGTGTCTACACATTGCATTGTGCATGCTCCAGAACGTGCAATGCGACTTGGAGGAGAATGTTCATCTAGTCACGATGCTGAACAACTTGGTCGTGCCAGCCGTCAGGAGCCAGGAAGCGCCCATAAGAGAGCGTGGTCTGTTGTGCCTCGGGTTGTGCTGCCTGCTTGGGAAGAATCTGGCGCAGGAGAACCTAACACTCTTCCTACACTGCTTCGCGAAAGGACATCCCGAGCTGCAAGCAATTGCCCTGCAGATCATCACCGATATCCTCATCACTCACCCAACACTGCTCTCCGATGGTGCCTCTGCCGATGGCGATAGTTCAGAACCGCAGAATGAGTACCTGCGACCACTGATCAAGGCGTTCAAGAGCTCCCTGAAGTCAGATCATCCAGAAGTCCAAGCGACGGGCGCAACAGCGCTAGCAAAGGCCATGCTTTCGCGACTGATCACTGACACTGACCTGCTCAAGGCTCTTGTCGTCGCATACTTCGACCCCGATATTCAGAGCAATCCTCAACTCAGACAGACATTGACTTACTTCCTGCCTGTGTACTGCCACTCTCGTGCAGAGAACGCTTTGCGCATGGTAGAAGTGGTTGTCCCTGTGATGCAGAGACTTGGTCAGCTGAAAGATCTGGAGGAGGCAGACGTCGAGGAAGAGACCACCGGCGAGGCGATGGTGAAGATGGCTAAAATTGGCGAAATGCTGCTCGACTGGACAGACCCACGCCGTGTCTTTGGATTCGCCGAGGCCACTGACTCTGTCGAGAAGGCGCACGGTGCCAACGAGATCCACTTCGTGCTCGCTGAGAACATCTTAGACCGTCTCGTTACCGCTGGAAAGATCGCGAAGGACGAGAAGAAAGTCTTCTTCAGCATGTTGAACAAGCTACATCTGCCTCCGACCGGCGCCGATGCCGAGAGGGTCAAGAGCATTCTCGAGCTCGCTGCTGAGGCTGTCGAGACAAAGGTCGCGCCTACAGCCACGGACAAGAACGTCCTCACCAAGCTTCAGAACAACCTCATCAAAATGATGCACGATGTCATGACAGACGAGCGTGGCGGAGGTGGGGCTGAGGAGACTGTCCTCGACACTACGGAGGCCGCGGATGTCGACGATGAGAGTGTTGTGGAAGGTGATGGCAATACTACTGTTCATGTGCGGCCTGGTGCCGCTGATGAGGACGATATTGATGAGAGTATCAGCCAGCTTCAAGCAGAGTTGAAGGATGCTACGCTGGGTGCTACGACTACGGGGTTCGTGCCAGATGCTGAGGGTACGAGGATTGGGTTGGGAGATGGTGGGGATACGGAGATGATGGATGCTGACGACTAG
- a CDS encoding Cysteine synthase 1, with translation MFARTALRAVTKPAAFTSIRQASALAGNVEAMNPRGIAISSAQRIAQNGFISAIGNTPLIRMKKLSEETACDILAKAEFQNPGGSVKDRAALYLVQDAEKKGLIKPGGTVVEGTAGNTGIGLAHVCRSKGYKLVIYMPDTQSQGKIDLLRLLGAEVYPVPAVAFENPDNYNWQAKRHAETLHNAVWTNQFDNTANRQAHIETTGPEIWAQTQGNVDAFTCASGTAGTIAGCTRYLKEVSNGKVKCYVADPPGSVIYTYLSSGGKMVERKGSSITEGIGQGRITDNLKPDIDLLDGALHIADEKSIEMVYRCLDEEGLYLGASSCLNVAAARHLAEKLGPGHTIVTILCDGAYRYADGLFSRKWLESKGLVNAVPEHLHKYIVLE, from the exons ATGTTCGCAAGGACAGCTCTGCGGGCCGTCACCAAGCCTGCAGCATTCACTTCCATCCGTCAGGCATCGGCGCTAGCGGGCAATGTCGAAGCGATGAACCCACGAGGCATTGCGATCAGCAGTGCGCAGCGCATAGCACAGAATGGCTTCATCTCGG CAATCGGCAACACCCCTCTCATCCGCATGAAGAAGCTCTCCGAAGAGACGGCCTGCGACATTCTCGCCAAGGCAGAGTTCCAGAACCCAGGTGGATCCGTCAAGGACCGAGCAGCACTCTACCTCGTCCAGGATGCCGAGAAGAAGGGCTTGATCAAGCCCGGCGGGACTGTGGTTGAAGGGACGGCGGGAAACACCGGCATTGGTCTCGCACACGTCTGCAGAAGCAAGGGCTACAAGCTGGTCATCTACATGCCAGATACGCAATCGCAGGGCAAGATTGATCTGCTGAGACTGCTTGGCGCAGAGGTATACCCCGTCCCAGCTGTGGCCTTCGAAAACCCAGACAACTACAACTGGCAAGCGAAGCGTCATGCTGAGACTTTGCACAATGCTGTGTGGACCAACCAATTCGACAACACTGCCAACCGACAGGCACATATCGAGACTACAGGTCCTGAAATCTGGGCGCAAACGCAAGGCAACGTCGACGCTTTTACTTGCGCTTCAGGTACGGCAGGAACGATTGCAGGCTGCACAAGGTACCTCAAGGAAGTATCAAATGGAAAGGTGAAGTGCTACGTCGCTGATCCTCCTGGCTCCGTCATCTACACCTACCTCTCCTCCGGCGGCAAGATGGTCGAGCGCAAAGGCTCGTCAATCACAGAAGGCATTGGTCAAGGTCGCATCACGGACAACTTGAAGCCAGACATCGACCTGCTTGACGGCGCACTGCACATTGCGGATGAGAAGAGCATTGAAATGGTCTACAGATGCTTGGACGAGGAAGGTCTATACCTTGGCGCATCATCATGCCTGAATGTTGCAGCTGCCAGGCATCTTGCCGAGAAGCTTGGTCCAGGACATACGATTGTCACGATCCTTTGCGATGGCGCTTACAGATATGCTGATGGGTTGTTCTCGAGGAAGTGGTTGGAGAGTAAGGGTTTGGTCAATGCTGTGCCGGAGCATTTGCACAAGTACATTGTGCTCGAGTAG